The following are from one region of the Stanieria sp. NIES-3757 genome:
- a CDS encoding PIN domain protein, producing the protein MYLLDTNICIAILKNNPKVIQHFQVKYHDCYISSLVLAELYKGVYCSSRVTENLNTLTQFTDALLKISFDDTAAIEFGKIQSELIKIGKPTGELDALIAAVARSRQDIVVTNNTRHFINIPNLQLENWFDSSFY; encoded by the coding sequence ATGTATTTATTAGATACAAATATTTGTATTGCTATTCTGAAAAACAATCCCAAAGTTATTCAGCACTTTCAAGTAAAATATCACGATTGTTATATTTCTAGTTTGGTTTTAGCAGAACTTTATAAAGGTGTTTACTGTTCTAGTAGAGTTACAGAAAACCTCAATACTTTAACTCAATTTACTGATGCTTTACTAAAAATTAGTTTTGATGACACAGCAGCTATTGAATTTGGCAAAATACAATCTGAACTTATAAAAATTGGTAAACCAACAGGAGAATTAGATGCTTTAATTGCTGCTGTTGCTCGTTCTCGACAAGATATTGTAGTTACTAATAACACTCGTCATTTTATTAATATTCCTAATTTACAGTTAGAAAATTGGTTTGATTCCTCATTTTATTAA
- a CDS encoding Transposase-like protein, with protein METKVAGRFEGLNDLEWKLFEDILPTSQRRSRGMPPVPFRYVLNSLLYILITGCRWCDLPTGKQWASKSSAHRWLKRWQEDGTMEQLQSRILGIAQNQGMINWNYGAIDGSFSPWKRWR; from the coding sequence ATGGAGACTAAAGTGGCAGGACGTTTTGAAGGGCTAAATGATTTGGAGTGGAAATTGTTTGAAGATATTTTGCCAACGTCTCAAAGGAGATCGAGAGGAATGCCTCCTGTTCCGTTTCGTTATGTGTTAAACAGCTTGCTATATATTTTAATTACTGGATGTCGATGGTGTGATTTACCGACAGGAAAACAGTGGGCATCAAAAAGTTCAGCACATCGTTGGTTGAAAAGGTGGCAAGAAGATGGAACAATGGAGCAACTTCAAAGTCGAATTTTGGGCATAGCGCAAAATCAAGGCATGATTAATTGGAATTACGGGGCTATTGATGGCTCTTTTTCCCCCTGGAAAAGGTGGCGGTGA
- a CDS encoding ATPase, E1-E2 type yields the protein MIAKENIESLQWHDRSVQHLTEQLATDLTTGLTSTEVNQRREQFGTNELKSKPLKNPIIRFLEQFNQPLLYILLAAGTVKAFLGQWVNAWVIWGVTLINAIIGFVQEAKAESAIAALASAVQTEASVRRNNQKVRVSSTELVPGDLVLLTSGDKVPADLRLIEVKNLQINESALTGESVAVEKTTHLIESDTPLAERSNMAYAGSFVTSGQGRGIVVAIAEATETGRISQLMERQTNLSTPLTRKFDKFSRTLLYIILGVAALTFAIGLGYGNSWSTMFEATVALAVSAIPEGLPAVVTVTLAIGVSRMARRHAIIRKLPAVETLGSATVICSDKTGTLTENQMTVQAIYAGYQNYSVTGTGYAPEGKIVVAETEKSESISVEKNSTASGLNNKHLKSEIALLECLKAGLLCNDSHLEVKQGEWVVVGDPTEGALIAAANKVGFTQADLEEAMPRVDVIPFESEYQYMATLHEKELPGEISPTLAEVGNHQDSSLKTIYVKGSVEAILSRCQQMLSTEGNFEPLQPGRIHAEVEQMAQQGLRVLALAKKSVSASYKSLHHNNIDTELVFVGLQGMIDPPRQEAIRAVRACQSAGIQVKMITGDHAVTARAIASSMGLQRQGEVLAFTGQELAQMNERELANAVEDGVVFARVAPEQKLRLVEALQSKGEVVAMTGDGVNDAPALKQADLGIAMGKAGTEVAKEAADMILTDDNFASLEAAVEEGRTVYRNLLKAIAFILPVNGGESMTIVISVLLGRTLPILSLQVLWLNMINSIAMTVPLAFEPKSPRIMTKSPRKPNEPLLNRKLLIRIVAISLFNWLLIFGVFEWIENTTGNLNLARTMAIQALVAGRIFYLLSISQLGLALFHRIKGQAEKVTDAPAIVIGIIGTIILQIIFSQWSLMNTLFSTAPLNLNQWLICFLVGLPMILVATLVNRFDPQS from the coding sequence ATGATAGCCAAAGAAAATATCGAATCTCTTCAATGGCACGATCGCTCTGTGCAACACCTTACCGAGCAATTAGCAACCGATCTTACTACTGGTTTAACTTCAACAGAAGTCAACCAGCGAAGAGAACAGTTTGGTACTAACGAACTTAAAAGCAAACCACTGAAAAATCCGATTATCCGTTTTTTGGAGCAATTTAATCAACCTTTACTCTATATTCTGCTGGCTGCTGGTACAGTTAAAGCTTTTTTAGGACAATGGGTTAATGCCTGGGTAATTTGGGGTGTAACTTTAATTAATGCCATTATTGGTTTTGTTCAAGAAGCCAAAGCCGAAAGTGCGATCGCTGCCTTAGCATCTGCGGTTCAAACCGAAGCTAGTGTGCGCCGTAACAATCAGAAAGTGAGAGTTTCTTCGACAGAGTTAGTCCCAGGAGATTTAGTTTTACTTACTTCTGGGGATAAAGTACCAGCCGATTTACGTTTGATTGAGGTCAAAAATTTACAGATTAATGAATCGGCATTAACAGGAGAATCTGTTGCCGTCGAAAAAACTACCCATTTAATTGAATCCGATACTCCTTTAGCAGAACGCAGTAATATGGCTTATGCTGGTAGTTTTGTTACTTCTGGACAAGGAAGAGGTATTGTAGTCGCGATCGCTGAAGCTACAGAAACAGGGCGAATTTCGCAACTAATGGAGAGGCAAACCAACCTCAGCACTCCTTTAACTCGGAAATTTGACAAATTCAGTCGGACTTTACTCTACATCATTTTAGGGGTAGCAGCACTTACTTTTGCGATCGGTTTGGGGTATGGCAACAGTTGGAGTACGATGTTTGAAGCGACAGTTGCCTTAGCCGTTAGTGCGATTCCTGAAGGTTTACCTGCTGTAGTTACCGTCACTTTAGCTATTGGGGTTTCTCGGATGGCGCGTCGTCATGCCATTATTCGTAAATTACCCGCCGTCGAAACTTTAGGTAGTGCGACAGTTATTTGTTCGGATAAAACTGGCACACTAACTGAAAACCAGATGACGGTACAAGCTATTTACGCAGGGTATCAAAACTATTCGGTAACTGGTACGGGATATGCACCAGAAGGAAAAATTGTTGTAGCAGAAACTGAAAAATCAGAAAGTATTTCAGTTGAAAAAAATTCTACTGCTTCTGGTTTGAATAACAAACATCTCAAATCGGAAATCGCTCTGCTCGAATGTCTCAAAGCTGGTTTGTTATGTAATGACTCTCATTTAGAAGTCAAACAAGGGGAATGGGTTGTAGTTGGAGATCCTACCGAAGGAGCATTAATTGCTGCTGCTAATAAAGTGGGATTTACTCAAGCTGATTTAGAAGAGGCAATGCCTAGAGTCGATGTCATTCCCTTCGAGTCTGAGTATCAATATATGGCAACTTTACATGAGAAAGAGCTTCCAGGAGAAATATCTCCTACTCTGGCTGAAGTGGGTAATCACCAAGACTCTTCCCTGAAAACAATTTATGTCAAAGGTTCTGTAGAAGCAATTCTGTCTCGCTGTCAGCAGATGTTAAGCACTGAAGGCAATTTCGAGCCTCTGCAACCAGGACGCATCCATGCAGAAGTAGAACAAATGGCACAACAAGGATTAAGAGTATTGGCTCTAGCCAAAAAATCCGTCTCAGCTAGCTACAAATCCCTTCATCATAACAATATTGATACCGAACTGGTTTTTGTGGGTTTACAAGGAATGATCGATCCACCAAGACAAGAAGCAATTAGAGCCGTGCGAGCCTGTCAATCAGCAGGAATACAAGTCAAGATGATTACAGGAGATCATGCCGTGACTGCTAGAGCGATCGCTTCAAGTATGGGATTGCAGCGACAAGGAGAAGTTTTAGCCTTTACGGGACAAGAACTTGCTCAAATGAACGAGCGAGAACTAGCCAATGCCGTAGAAGATGGGGTTGTCTTTGCTCGTGTTGCTCCCGAACAAAAGCTACGTTTGGTTGAAGCTCTCCAGTCTAAAGGGGAAGTAGTTGCCATGACAGGAGATGGTGTTAATGATGCACCCGCTCTCAAACAAGCAGATCTGGGCATTGCTATGGGTAAGGCAGGGACAGAAGTAGCCAAAGAAGCTGCGGATATGATTCTGACTGACGATAACTTTGCCTCTCTAGAAGCAGCAGTAGAAGAAGGACGTACAGTTTATCGCAATTTACTTAAAGCGATCGCCTTTATTCTCCCAGTTAATGGTGGTGAATCAATGACTATTGTAATCAGTGTTTTGTTAGGGAGAACTTTACCAATTTTATCTTTACAAGTTCTTTGGCTTAATATGATTAATTCGATTGCCATGACTGTCCCCTTAGCCTTTGAACCTAAGTCGCCACGAATCATGACAAAATCTCCACGCAAACCTAATGAACCTCTACTCAATCGTAAATTATTAATACGTATTGTCGCGATTTCTCTGTTTAACTGGCTCTTAATTTTTGGCGTATTTGAATGGATCGAAAATACCACAGGCAATCTCAATTTAGCTCGAACCATGGCAATTCAAGCTTTAGTCGCAGGCAGAATTTTTTATCTGTTAAGCATTAGTCAGTTAGGACTTGCTCTATTTCACAGAATTAAAGGTCAAGCTGAAAAAGTCACCGATGCTCCTGCGATTGTGATTGGTATCATTGGTACGATCATTTTACAGATCATCTTCAGTCAATGGAGTTTGATGAATACCTTATTCTCCACAGCACCCTTAAACTTGAATCAATGGTTAATTTGTTTTTTGGTTGGTTTACCAATGATTTTGGTAGCTACATTGGTTAATCGTTTCGATCCTCAATCATAA
- a CDS encoding IS4 family transposase yields MKNTCNASVASKGFCFYKATNGIKRHLAIDTLGFPFFTHCTPANVSDDAGLIEMLTLNIDYFQSKPVNLPKLTILLDHGYHPEHLTEQLEQVYPEIMTKIKFELSTKPSKQEKAAQGKSGFVPAVARWVIERSNAWMERCKSLVKNFEREIRGGFLRL; encoded by the coding sequence GTGAAAAATACCTGTAATGCCAGTGTCGCTTCCAAAGGCTTTTGTTTTTACAAAGCCACGAATGGGATTAAAAGACATCTGGCAATTGATACACTGGGATTTCCTTTCTTTACCCACTGCACACCAGCAAATGTCTCGGATGATGCAGGATTGATTGAGATGCTGACGCTAAATATTGACTATTTCCAGTCAAAACCCGTTAACCTTCCGAAGCTCACTATTTTGCTAGACCACGGATATCATCCCGAACATTTGACTGAGCAATTGGAGCAAGTTTATCCCGAGATCATGACGAAAATCAAGTTTGAACTGTCCACCAAACCCTCGAAACAAGAGAAGGCAGCGCAAGGGAAATCTGGATTTGTTCCTGCTGTTGCTCGCTGGGTGATTGAACGCTCAAACGCTTGGATGGAGCGTTGTAAAAGTTTGGTTAAAAACTTTGAGCGCGAGATACGCGGAGGTTTCCTCCGCTTGTAG
- a CDS encoding hypothetical protein (protein of unknown function UPF0118): MANQLTNSKLIRYLLLIALGWAIAQIMAYFETILIIFIFAAILAFLLNYPVQWLQKFLSHGVAVCLVFLVSLLSFIVVTFTLGFTILSQGQQIIAQLPELLDYLFFLGDQFNNFFARLNIPVDLELIQSQLRDYALSGIGISLATLPGILTNLVDLILIAVVAFFMLLDGAKLWNFLLKIFPAHFRNKLTVAVKRNFLGFFWGRLILSVFFGGSVFVVFVFFQIPYPLALAAIGGVFDLIPGIGATLGISIVALIVLPQGIWLSFVVLVSCILLQQVEENLLMPRIMQGSLDINPVIMFFALLIGAKVAGLVGIFIAIPIAGVIINLLEIDELKAEQ, translated from the coding sequence ATGGCAAATCAACTAACTAATTCCAAACTAATTCGCTATTTACTCCTGATTGCTCTTGGTTGGGCTATAGCGCAAATTATGGCTTATTTTGAAACGATTTTAATTATTTTTATATTTGCAGCAATTTTGGCATTTTTACTGAATTATCCCGTACAATGGCTGCAAAAATTTTTATCTCATGGTGTAGCGGTTTGTTTAGTTTTTTTAGTCAGTCTTCTTAGTTTTATTGTAGTCACATTCACTTTAGGATTTACCATCTTATCTCAAGGACAACAAATAATCGCACAACTACCTGAATTATTGGATTATTTATTTTTTCTAGGAGATCAGTTCAACAATTTTTTTGCAAGGTTAAATATTCCAGTAGATTTAGAGCTGATTCAATCACAACTACGCGATTATGCTTTATCAGGAATTGGAATTAGTCTCGCTACCTTACCAGGAATACTAACTAATTTAGTCGATTTAATTTTAATTGCTGTTGTTGCTTTTTTCATGTTGTTAGATGGAGCAAAACTTTGGAATTTTCTGCTCAAAATTTTTCCTGCTCATTTTCGCAATAAATTAACAGTTGCAGTTAAACGTAACTTTTTAGGTTTCTTTTGGGGCAGATTAATTTTATCGGTTTTTTTTGGAGGATCTGTTTTTGTTGTCTTTGTTTTTTTTCAAATTCCTTATCCTTTAGCTCTGGCAGCAATTGGCGGAGTTTTCGATCTTATTCCCGGAATTGGTGCAACTTTGGGGATCAGTATTGTAGCTTTAATTGTTTTACCTCAAGGAATTTGGTTGAGTTTTGTTGTTTTAGTAAGTTGTATTCTGCTTCAACAAGTAGAAGAAAATTTACTGATGCCTAGAATTATGCAAGGTTCGCTTGATATCAATCCAGTAATTATGTTTTTTGCTTTATTAATAGGTGCAAAAGTAGCAGGTTTGGTTGGTATTTTTATCGCAATTCCCATTGCTGGCGTAATAATTAATTTATTAGAAATTGATGAACTGAAAGCGGAACAATAA
- a CDS encoding PilT protein domain protein — translation MSILLLDTDVVSFLLKGDSRSNDYAPLLHGNQLALSFMTVAELFQWAAVRNWGTQRIASLEKSLTNYLIIPVDIEVCRIWGNLRAQRQAIGKIISPQDAWIAATALRHNLPLVTNNAKDFQNIPKLQVLTVQ, via the coding sequence ATGAGTATTCTTCTTCTCGATACAGATGTAGTTTCATTTCTACTCAAGGGTGACAGTCGCTCTAACGATTATGCTCCTCTATTACACGGCAATCAATTAGCACTTTCATTTATGACTGTTGCTGAGTTATTTCAATGGGCTGCGGTTCGTAATTGGGGAACTCAAAGAATTGCTAGTTTAGAAAAATCTTTGACTAATTATCTCATTATTCCTGTAGATATTGAGGTATGTCGTATCTGGGGTAATTTAAGGGCGCAAAGACAAGCAATAGGGAAAATAATATCGCCACAAGATGCTTGGATAGCTGCTACAGCACTACGACACAATCTACCTTTAGTTACTAATAATGCCAAGGATTTTCAAAATATTCCGAAACTCCAAGTTCTTACTGTACAATAA
- a CDS encoding putative transposase, with protein MKYSSSLSDEEWEILEPLLVKILPTKKQTRPANWTRREILDGILYQLKNGCNWADLPKDLPPYSTVYWHYKQWRKVGVFEKLMNALHEQVRQQVKKNLSGQH; from the coding sequence ATGAAGTATTCCAGTAGCCTTAGCGATGAAGAATGGGAAATTCTAGAACCCCTGTTAGTTAAGATATTGCCGACTAAGAAGCAAACCCGACCTGCCAATTGGACAAGGCGAGAAATCCTTGACGGAATACTCTATCAACTCAAAAATGGTTGTAATTGGGCAGACTTGCCCAAAGATTTACCTCCCTACTCAACTGTCTATTGGCACTACAAGCAGTGGCGAAAGGTAGGGGTGTTTGAAAAGCTCATGAATGCCTTACATGAACAAGTACGTCAGCAGGTTAAAAAAAACCTAAGTGGACAACATTAA
- the metH gene encoding 5-methyltetrahydrofolate--homocysteine methyltransferase produces the protein MNSNFLNRLNSSDRPVLVFDGAMGTNLQTQNLTAEDFGGAEYEGCNEYLVHTKPEAVEKVHRGFLEAGADVIETDTFGGTSIVLAEYDLADQAYYLNKTAAELAKRLATEYSTPEKPRFVAGSMGPGTKLPTLGHIDFDTLRDAYVVQAEVLYDGGVDLLLVETCQDVLQIKAALNAIEEVFAKKGARLPLMVSVTMEQMGTMLVGTEIDAALAILERYPIDILGLNCATGPDLMKDHIKYLAEHSPFIVSCVPNAGLPENVGGQAHYKLTPMELRMSLMHFVEDLGVQIVGGCCGTRYEHIQALAEMTKDLKPKERHPHYEPSAASIYSTQPYIQDNSFLIVGEKLNASGSKKCRELLNVEDWDSLISMAKAQVKEGAHILDVNVDYVGRDGERDMHELASRLVNNVTLPLMLDSTEWTKMEAGLKVAGGKCILNSTNYEDGEERFFQVLDLAKKYGAGVVIGTIDEDGMGRTADKKFEIAQRAYNAAIESGIPPHEIFFDPLALPVSTGIEEDRENGKATVEAIKRIREELPDCHILLGVSNVSFGLNPAARQVLNSVFLHECMAVGLDAAIVSANKILPLSKIDESHQQVCLDLIYDRRKFDGDICTYDPLGELTTLFAGKKAKKSEAVDKNLPIDERLKQHIIDGERLGLEDALNEALQNHPPLEIINTFLLDGMKVVGELFGSGQMQLPFVLQSAQTMKAAVAYLEPFMDKEEADDKGKGTFIIATVKGDVHDIGKNLVDIILSNNGYKVINLGIKQPVENIIQAYEEYKADCIAMSGLLVKSTAFMKDNLETFNEKGITVPVILGGAALTPKFVHQDCQNTYKGKVIYGKDAFADLHFMDKLMPAKAAGNWDDLKGFLDESDNGKGERRAPTEDGGNGKVFGDANPDTIFVDDETKQSEPVVIDTRRSEAVDVNIFRPTPPFWGTKIITPEEIDLEEVFWYLDLQALIAGQWQFRKPREQSRKEYDQFLAEKVYPILDEWKQKIIAEKLLHPTVIYGYFPCLAEENSLHIYNPNDSKIELVKWDFPRQKSGRRLCIADFFAPVGSVKMDVFPMQAVTVGEIATEYAKKLFEANDYTNYLYYHGMAVQTAEALAEWTHAKIRRELGFGDEEPDNVKEVLQQKHRGSRYSFGYPACPNIADQYKQLEILDTERIGMYMDESEQLYPEQSTTAFVTYHPVSKYFSA, from the coding sequence ATGAACAGTAACTTTCTCAACCGTCTTAACAGTAGCGATCGCCCCGTGTTAGTATTTGATGGTGCGATGGGTACAAACCTGCAAACCCAAAACCTCACTGCCGAAGATTTTGGTGGTGCGGAATATGAAGGATGTAATGAATATCTGGTACACACTAAACCAGAGGCGGTGGAGAAGGTACACCGAGGTTTCTTGGAAGCTGGTGCGGATGTCATTGAAACGGATACTTTTGGGGGAACCTCGATAGTTTTAGCCGAGTATGATTTAGCGGATCAAGCTTACTATCTCAACAAAACCGCAGCCGAATTAGCTAAAAGACTCGCTACAGAATACTCTACACCTGAAAAACCTCGTTTTGTAGCTGGTTCGATGGGTCCTGGTACTAAGTTACCAACTTTAGGACATATCGATTTTGATACGCTTCGCGATGCTTATGTGGTGCAAGCAGAAGTCTTGTATGATGGTGGCGTTGACTTGTTACTGGTAGAAACCTGTCAGGATGTGTTGCAGATTAAAGCAGCCTTGAATGCTATCGAAGAAGTATTTGCAAAAAAGGGTGCGCGACTTCCCCTGATGGTTTCTGTAACGATGGAACAAATGGGGACAATGTTAGTCGGGACGGAAATTGATGCAGCTTTGGCTATTTTAGAAAGATATCCCATCGATATTTTAGGTCTAAACTGCGCTACGGGACCCGACTTGATGAAGGATCATATAAAGTATCTTGCGGAACATTCCCCTTTTATTGTTTCCTGTGTACCCAATGCAGGTTTACCAGAAAATGTTGGCGGACAAGCACACTACAAGCTTACCCCGATGGAACTGCGGATGTCTTTGATGCACTTCGTGGAAGATTTGGGGGTGCAAATAGTTGGTGGTTGTTGCGGTACTCGTTACGAACATATCCAGGCGTTGGCAGAGATGACGAAAGATTTAAAACCCAAGGAACGTCATCCTCATTACGAACCTTCCGCAGCTTCTATATATAGTACTCAACCCTATATTCAAGACAATTCTTTCCTGATTGTCGGGGAAAAATTAAACGCCAGTGGTTCTAAAAAATGCCGAGAACTCCTTAATGTAGAAGACTGGGATAGTCTCATTTCTATGGCGAAGGCGCAGGTAAAAGAAGGCGCACACATCCTTGATGTTAACGTCGATTATGTTGGCAGAGACGGAGAACGGGATATGCACGAACTAGCATCCCGTCTGGTGAATAATGTCACTCTTCCTTTAATGCTTGACTCCACGGAATGGACGAAAATGGAGGCAGGTTTAAAAGTAGCTGGCGGTAAATGTATCCTCAACTCCACTAACTATGAGGATGGGGAAGAAAGATTTTTCCAAGTCTTAGATTTAGCCAAAAAATACGGCGCGGGTGTGGTTATCGGTACTATCGATGAAGATGGGATGGGAAGAACTGCGGACAAAAAATTTGAAATTGCCCAAAGAGCTTATAATGCAGCTATAGAGTCTGGTATTCCTCCCCACGAAATCTTTTTCGATCCTTTAGCGTTACCCGTTTCTACTGGTATTGAAGAAGATAGGGAAAATGGTAAAGCAACAGTTGAGGCGATTAAAAGAATTAGAGAAGAGTTACCAGATTGTCATATTTTATTAGGGGTTTCTAATGTTTCCTTTGGTTTAAATCCTGCTGCGCGACAGGTTTTAAATTCTGTTTTTTTACACGAATGTATGGCAGTGGGTTTGGATGCAGCCATTGTTAGCGCGAATAAAATTTTACCTCTTTCTAAAATAGATGAATCACATCAACAAGTTTGTTTAGATTTAATCTACGACAGACGCAAATTTGATGGTGATATTTGTACTTACGATCCTCTTGGCGAACTAACAACTTTATTTGCAGGAAAGAAAGCGAAAAAATCAGAAGCAGTTGATAAGAATCTTCCCATTGATGAAAGATTAAAACAACATATTATCGACGGGGAAAGACTTGGTTTAGAAGATGCTTTAAACGAAGCATTACAAAATCATCCACCTCTAGAAATTATCAATACTTTCCTCTTAGATGGCATGAAAGTCGTCGGGGAATTATTTGGTTCGGGACAAATGCAGTTACCCTTTGTCTTGCAGTCAGCGCAAACTATGAAAGCTGCGGTAGCTTATCTAGAACCATTTATGGATAAGGAAGAAGCTGACGATAAAGGTAAAGGAACATTTATTATTGCTACGGTTAAAGGCGACGTTCACGACATCGGTAAAAATTTAGTCGATATCATCCTTTCTAATAATGGTTATAAGGTAATTAATTTAGGTATCAAACAACCAGTAGAAAATATCATTCAAGCTTATGAAGAATATAAAGCAGACTGCATCGCCATGAGTGGTTTGCTAGTAAAATCTACTGCCTTTATGAAAGATAATTTAGAAACTTTTAATGAAAAAGGTATTACCGTTCCCGTTATTTTGGGGGGTGCTGCCTTAACTCCCAAATTTGTCCATCAAGATTGTCAAAATACCTATAAAGGTAAAGTTATCTACGGAAAAGATGCTTTTGCAGATTTGCATTTTATGGATAAACTAATGCCAGCGAAAGCTGCTGGTAATTGGGACGATCTTAAAGGATTTTTGGATGAATCCGACAATGGTAAGGGCGAACGGCGCGCCCCTACGGAAGATGGGGGAAATGGCAAAGTTTTTGGTGATGCAAATCCTGATACTATCTTTGTTGATGATGAAACCAAACAATCAGAACCAGTTGTTATTGATACTAGACGTTCTGAAGCTGTAGATGTAAATATATTTCGTCCGACTCCTCCTTTTTGGGGAACAAAAATTATTACTCCCGAAGAAATTGATTTAGAAGAGGTATTTTGGTATTTAGATTTGCAAGCATTGATTGCTGGACAATGGCAATTCCGCAAACCAAGAGAACAATCTAGAAAAGAATACGATCAGTTTTTAGCAGAGAAAGTTTATCCTATTCTCGATGAATGGAAACAGAAAATTATTGCTGAAAAATTATTGCATCCTACGGTAATCTATGGTTACTTCCCCTGTCTGGCGGAAGAAAATTCTTTGCACATATACAACCCGAATGATTCTAAAATAGAACTAGTAAAATGGGACTTTCCCCGTCAAAAATCTGGTCGTCGTCTTTGTATTGCTGACTTCTTTGCACCTGTGGGAAGCGTAAAAATGGACGTTTTCCCGATGCAAGCGGTAACAGTAGGGGAAATAGCTACAGAATACGCCAAAAAACTCTTTGAAGCTAACGATTATACCAATTACCTCTACTATCACGGCATGGCAGTACAAACCGCAGAAGCCTTAGCAGAATGGACTCATGCTAAGATACGGCGCGAGTTAGGTTTTGGCGATGAAGAACCCGATAATGTTAAAGAAGTTTTGCAACAAAAACATCGCGGTTCTAGGTATAGTTTTGGTTATCCTGCTTGTCCGAATATTGCAGATCAATACAAGCAATTGGAGATACTAGACACTGAAAGGATCGGTATGTATATGGATGAAAGCGAACAGTTATATCCAGAACAATCCACTACTGCTTTTGTTACTTATCATCCTGTATCCAAGTATTTTAGTGCTTAA